A single window of Dethiobacter alkaliphilus AHT 1 DNA harbors:
- a CDS encoding universal stress protein translates to MLQEAENGYDLIVLGASVEWGIKEYITGMVTDRVAEQANTSVLIVRGYNPSLQNRRLRTVLSNLKEALNY, encoded by the coding sequence ATTTTACAGGAAGCAGAGAATGGGTATGACCTAATAGTGTTAGGCGCCTCGGTGGAGTGGGGAATTAAAGAGTACATCACCGGCATGGTAACAGACCGGGTCGCGGAGCAGGCAAATACTTCAGTGCTGATTGTCCGCGGGTATAATCCCTCACTGCAGAACAGAAGATTGAGAACGGTGCTGAGCAATCTTAAAGAAGCACTGAATTATTAA